From one Trifolium pratense cultivar HEN17-A07 linkage group LG1, ARS_RC_1.1, whole genome shotgun sequence genomic stretch:
- the LOC123906275 gene encoding probable indole-3-pyruvate monooxygenase YUCCA9: MENLFRLVDNEEDLISHRCIWVNGPIIVGAGPSGLATAACLKQQGVPFMILERSNCIASLWQKRTYDRLKLHLPKQFCQLPNFPFPQDFPEYPTKKQFINYLESYAKHFEINPRFNECVLSAKYEWTSGLWSVRTVSNGNEVEYICRWLVVATGENAECVVPDIEGLNEFNGEVIHACDYKSGESFRGKKVLVVGCGNSGMELSLDLCNHNASPSIVLRSSVHVLPREVFGKSTFGLAVMMMKWFPIWLVDKILLMLAWLVFGNIEKYGLKRPLEGPLELKNSKGKTPVLDIGTLEKIRSGEIKVVPGIKRFSIGYVELVNGEKNEVDAVVLATGYRSNVPSWLKEGEFFSKNGFPKAPFPNGWKGNVGLYAVGFTKRGLSGSSYDAIKIAQDIAQDIAQVWKQETKQKKQRTNVCPKRCISQF, translated from the exons atggaaaatttgtTTCGCCTTGTTGATAACGAAGAAGACTTAATTTCACACCGTTGCATTTGGGTAAACGGTCCTATAATTGTAGGAGCAGGACCATCAGGACTAGCAACAGCAGCATGTCTCAAACAACAAGGAGTACCCTTCATGATACTCGAAAGATCAAATTGCATAGCTTCACTATGGCAAAAAAGAACCTATGACAGATTAAAACTTCACCTTCCAAAACAATTCTGTCAACTACCTAACTTTCCATTCCCACAAGATTTTCCTGAATACCCAACAAAGAAACagttcataaactaccttgaatcCTATGCGAAACACTTTGAAATTAACCCGCGATTCAACGAGTGTGTTCTGTCTGCTAAATATGAATGGACTAGTGGATTGTGGAGTGTTAGGACGGTTTCGAATGGAAATGAGGTTGAGTATATTTGTAGGTGGCTAGTGGTTGCTACTGGTGAGAATGCAGAGTGTGTTGTGCCTGATATTGAAGGGTTGAATGAATTCAATGGTGAAGTTATTCATGCTTGTGATTATAAATCTGGTGAAAGTTTTAGAGGGAAGAAAGTTTTGGTTGTTGGTTGTGGTAATTCTGGAATGGAACTCTCACTTGATCTTTGCAATCATAATGCTTCACCTTCTATTGTTCTTCGTAGCTCG GTTCATGTGTTGCCTAGAGAAGTTTTTGGGAAATCAACATTTGGATTGGCAGTTATGATGATGAAATGGTTTCCCATTTGGTTAGTTGATAAGATTTTGTTAATGTTGGCTTGGTTAGTGTTTGGTAACATAGAGAAATATGGGCTTAAAAGGCCATTGGAGGGTCCTTTGGAGCTTAAGAACTCAAAGGGTAAAACCCCTGTTTTGGATATTGGTACTTTAGAGAAAATTAGATCTGGTGAGATAAAAGTTGTGCCTGGAATTAAGAGGTTTAGTATTGGGTATGTTGAACTTGTTAATGGTGAAAAGAATGAAGTTGATGCTGTTGTTCTTGCTACTGGTTATCGCAGCAATGTCCCTTCTTGGCTTAAG GAAGGTGAATTTTTCTCCAAGAATGGATTTCCAAAGGCACCATTCCCAAATGGTTGGAAAGGAAATGTTGGACTTTATGCAGTTGGGTTTACAAAGAGAGGGCTCTCTGGTTCTTCATATGATGCTATCAAAATTGCTCAAGATATTGCTCAAGATATTGCTCAAGTTTGGAAACAAGAAACTAAGCAAAAGAAACAACGTACCAATGTTTGCCCTAAACGTTGCATTTCTCAATTCTAA
- the LOC123896385 gene encoding uncharacterized protein LOC123896385 — MAEQRTLRQLAAPDVNYNGLCIQYTDVDIPFELKSGLIHLLPKFHGLAGEDPHKHLKEFQVVCSTPLRPEGITEDHIKLRAFPFSLQGAAKDWLYYLEPNSVSTWNDLKKVFLERYFPASRAASIRKEICGIGQGNESLAEYWERFKHLVSSCPQHQITEQLLIQYFYEGLLPMDRNILDAASGGALVDKTPAAAKALIENMSLNSQQFTTRNNSASVNEIQSSSSSIKALETNFDARIDELTSLVKKLAVSKAQPAKVCGICTSSEHPTDTCPILQNETITELPQAYTAAALYNQNRYNNPDLSTNKYHPSWRYHQNLQYGNQSQAAAPAAPPATSSLEDLVKQLAQRTDASIQNLTTQMGQMANAIGQLQAQGSGNLPAQTVPNPNVNVSAITLRYGRVSEPAPEKKKKKTIASSSAPEPPSVTIETEPEKERIPKYAKFLKDLCTHKRKLKENERVSLGRNVSAFIQPKTGSSANVSVISQTMPEKCDDPGVFAIPCSIGDRKFENCMLDLGAGINVMPTSIYNNLDLGPLQSTGLIVQLANRSNARPAGKVEDVLVQVNDLILPADFYILDMEGETNSSRAPIILGRPFMRTARTKVDVYDGTMSMEFGDIVAKFNIFDAMKHPVEEHSVFYMDLVTNTNLCSVCAKIESDLQDNNIHTGEVVVNEAVCTVKVLDIPAAPTKHSHDKEKTTHFHDKMISKKKFFVGQKVLLFKSRLKDMVGKFRSKWIGPFVVTNVFPSSAIEIKSTGTGKIILEEEDVFDTFTEATMLVSWIMDNHISSLKSRSIRHFSESCEMGDAMVW; from the exons ATGGCTGAACAAAGAACACTAAGGCAGCTTGCTGCTCCTGATGTCAATTACAATGGTCTATGCATTCAATATACTGACGTTGATATTCCTTTTGAATTGAAATCTGGTTTGATACATTTGTTGCCCAAGTTTCATGGTCTTGCAGGTGAGGATCCGCATAAGCATTTGAAGGAATTTCAGGTAGTTTGCTCCACACCATTGAGGCCCGAAGGTATCACGGAAGACCACATCAAGTTGAGAGCCTTTCCATTCTCATTACAAGGTGCTGCTAAAGACTGGCTCTACTACCTTGAGCCAAATTCTGTTTCAACTTGGAATGATCTGAAGAAGGTCTTTCTAGAGAGATACTTTCCCGCTTCTAGAGCAGCatcaatcagaaaagaaatatgCGGCATTGGGCAAGGAAACGAATCATTGGCAGAGtactgggaaagattcaaacaTCTAGTTTCCAGTTGTCCCCAACACCAGATCACCGAGCAATTACTCATCCAATATTTCTATGAAGGGTTGCTACCAATGGATCGAAACATTTTGGATGCTGCAAGTGGTGGAGCACTTGTTGATAAAACTCCAGCTGCTGCAAAGGCCTTGATCGAAAACATGTCACTCAACTCGCAACAGTTTACAACCAGAAATAATTCTGCAAGTGTAAATGAGATTcagtcttcctcttcctccatcAAGGCGCTCGAAACCAATTTTGATGCTAGAATTGATGAACTTACTTCCTTGGTGAAAAAATTGGCAGTTAGCAAAGCTCAACCAGCAAAAGTGTGTGGTATTTGTACTTCTTCTGAGCACCCGACTGATACATGCCCCATTCTACAAAATGAAACAATAACTGAGCTTCCTCAAGCATATACAGCAGCAGCCCTTTACAATCAAAACAGGTACAACAATCCTGACCTCTCCACCAACAAATATCACCCTAGTTGGAGGTATCATCAAAACCTCCAATATGGGAATCAGTCACAAGCTGCAGCCCCTGCTGCCCCACCAGCCACTTCTTCACTGGAAGACCTTGTCAAGCAACTGGCACAACGAACAGATGCTAGCATTCAGAACCTGACAACGCAGATGGGACAAATGGCCAATGCAATAGGCCAACTACAAGCTCAAGGCTCGGGAAACCTTCCTGCACAAACAGTGCCGAATCCGAATGTGAATGTGAGTGCAATTACTTTGAGATACGGAAGAGTGTCAGAACCAGctccagagaaaaagaagaagaaaaccattGCATCATCATCTGCTCCTGAACCTCCTTCTGTTACAATTGAGACCGAAcccgaaaaagaaaga ATTCCTAAATATGCAAAATTCCTGAAAGACTTGTGCACACACAAGAGGAAGTTGAAGGAAAATGAGAGAGTCAGTTTGGGACGAAATGTTTCTGCTTTCATTCAGCCCAAAActggttcctcagctaatgtctCAGTTATCAGTCAGACCATGCCAGAAAAGTGTGATGATCCAGGAGTTTTTGCTATTCCCTGTTCCATTGGGGATCGCAAGTTTGAAAATTGTATGCTTGATCTGGGAGCAGGTATTAATGTTATGCctacttctatttataataaCCTTGATCTTGGTCCTTTGCAGTCTACAGGTTTAATCGTGCAATTAGCAAATAGGAGCAATGCCCGCCCTGCTGGGAAGGTAGAAGATGTCCTAGTTCAAGTTAATGACTTGATTCTTCCTGCAGATTTCTACATTCTAGACATGGAGGGCGAAACTAATTCCAGTAGGGCACCCATCATTCTAGGCCGACCATTCATGAGAACGGCaagaacaaaagttgatgtttatGATGGAACCATGTCCATGGAGTTTGGCGACATTGTCGCTAAGTTTAACATTTTTGATGCCATGAAACATCCCGTGGAAGAACATTCTGTTTTTTATATGGATTTAGTTACTAACACTAACCTTTGCTCTGTTTGTGCTAAGATTGAATCTGATTTGCAGGATAATAACATTCATACAGGTGAAGTTGTTGTCAATGAGGCGGTCTGTACGGTTAAAGTTCTTGACATTCCGGCTGCCCCAACCAAACACTCCCATGATAAAGAAAAGACTACGCACTTCCATGATAAGATGatttccaaaaagaaattttttgttggCCAAAAAGTCTTGCTGTTTAAGTCTCGCCTGAAAGATATGGTTGGTAAGTTTCGATCCAAGTGGATTGGCCCCTTTGTCGTGACTAATGTTTTTCCTTCTAGTgctatagaaattaaaagtacAGGTACTGGCAAG